A single Sphingomonas sp. IW22 DNA region contains:
- a CDS encoding SWIB/MDM2 domain-containing protein — MAKATTAAKGGARGGIATPVTPSPELAEIVGAGPLPRSEVVSKMWEYIKKHDLQNPQDKREILADDKLEKIFGKKKASMFEMNKHLSAHLK, encoded by the coding sequence ATGGCCAAGGCAACGACTGCAGCAAAGGGTGGCGCACGCGGTGGCATCGCGACTCCCGTTACCCCTTCGCCCGAACTGGCCGAAATCGTCGGCGCCGGTCCGCTGCCGCGCAGCGAAGTCGTCAGCAAGATGTGGGAATATATCAAGAAGCACGACCTGCAGAACCCGCAGGACAAGCGCGAAATCCTGGCCGACGACAAGCTGGAGAAGATCTTTGGCAAAAAGAAGGCCAGCATGTTCGAAATGAACAAGCACCTGAGCGCGCATCTGAAGTAA